GCCGCAGTCTGGCGCACGTGGCAAGCACTTCTTGCACCATTCCGGAGAATGGCCGCTATGCGCAGCGCCGCTTCTTCTGCATGGCATCGCGGTCGAGGTTCTTGACCACATCCGCGACGTAGCGATTCACGTGATCCAGCGCCTCCAGCTTGGTGTCGAACGGCTGGCGCGGAAACGGGTTGTGGCGCGACATCAGCACGGCGCCGTCCTCGCGTCGGAGGATTTCAATCATGATGGCCCATTTGTCCTTGGGCAGGACGACCACTTCGTAGACGATCTTGATACCGTCGTACTCGGGCATGGTGTACTCCTTGTTCTGCTGCAGGCGCGCACGACGGCGCGCACAACACCAGCCTAGGAGCGGGAAGCCGATCCAAAAATGATCCTGGTCAAGTGGGGAACGATCAGGCCGGAAGCGGCCTGTGATATGCCATTGCGCGTCAAGCCATTGCGCGTCCCGCAATGAACCAATACGGCGACGCGCAAGGGCATGCCGTGTCAGCGCGCCGGCCCGACGAGCTTGTCGATCAACGCGTAAGCCGCCGCGAATGCCGCCACTTCAGCGGCATGGCGCGTGGCAAAGACATGGGTGCCACTGCCCACGCGCTCGGTATCGCCGGCGTCGGACGGGTCCATGCCCTCCTGCGCCACGCGCACCTCGTAGCCCCAGGTCTGGGTATCGCCCACGCTGCCGGCAGTCGTGTCGTGGTGCGAAGTCACGAGTACGTAGGCATCCATCCCGCGATAGCCTTCGGTGCGCCAGTCTTCCTGCTCCATGAGTTGCCTCCGTCGATCAGGTTGCCGATGCAGGTTGGAACAGGCCGGGCCGCCCGCGTTCCGCACCCCCATGCAAACAGGATAGACACCGACAGCGCAACCAGACCAGGCGTACGACACTGGGCGCAGAACAGGAAGGAAAGGCAGAAGGAAGGCGGGAGCGCGAATGCAAAAAGGGCTTCCATTTCTGGAAGCCCTTTTCACGTATTGGGTTGGCGCGGCTGGCAGGATTCGAACCCACGACCCCTTGGTTCGTAGCCAAGTACTCTATCCAACTGAGCTACAGCCGCAACCGAGAAAAGAGATTATATAGAAGTTTTCAGTTTTGTGAAGCCCCCGCGCGCATTTTTTTCGGCCAGCGCGATGGCGGGGCGCAACTTCCTATAATTGAAGCCTCATGAAGTGATCCGGAACATGAACAAGGCTTTTGTCAAAGAGTCGTCCAACGATGACGACGACGACCTTCCCGAAGGCGCCACGCCGCTCCCCGCAGGAACCAAGAACTACATCACCGCCACCGGCTACCAGCGCCTGCGCGACGAGCTGATGCACCTGATCGACGTGGAGCGGCCCGATATCGTGCAGATCGTGTCGTGGGCGGCGTCCAATGGCGACCGCTCGGAGAATGGCGACTACCTCTATGGCAAGAAGCGCCTGCGCGAGATCGACCGCCGCATCCGCTTCCTGACCCGCCGGCTGGACAAGGCCGAGGTCGTCGACCCCTCGCTGCAGGGCGACAACGACCAGATCTTCTTCGGCGCCACGGTCACTTACGCCAACCAGGCCGGCGAGGAAACCACGATCACGATCGTCGGCATGGACGAGGTGGACCTCGACAGCAATCACGTGAGCTGGATTTCGCCGATCGCCAAGGCGCTGATCAAGGCGCGGGAAGGCGACACCGTGCCGCTGCGCACGCCGGCCGGCGTGGAACAGATTGACATCCTGGAAGTCCGGTATCCGCCGAAGGGGTCAACGGCGCCCTAGCCGTCGTTGCGGTCGCGGAAGATCCGGATCACGTCCGGATTGCGCCGCAGCGCCCGCATGACGTTGGCCAGGTGCAGGCGGTTCTGTACCTGGATCACGAACTGCATGTACGTGGCTTCCTGATGGCCGGCCTGTTGCTGCTGCTCCATCGCCACGTGCGCCACGTTGGCGTCGGCGGCGGTCAGGTCGGCCGCCACGCGCGCCACGATACCCTTGACGTTGCGCACCATGACCTTGATCGACACGTCGAACGCCCGCGTCGTCTTCTTGGCCCACATGACCTCGATCCAGTGCTCGGGGTCCTTGCTGTGCAGGCGCTTGGCCACCTTGCAATCCTGCACGTGGATTTGCAGCCCTTCGCCCTTCCCCAGGTAGCCGACGATCGAATCGCCCGGGATCGGCCGGCAGCACGCCGAGAAGATCATCGACATGCCCTCGTCGCCGGTGATCGGCACGGCCGGCGCTTCCTCTCCGGCGAACGTCTGCACCGCGGCCAGCAGCGCGCTGTCCACGTCGCCGGACAGCTCCTGCAGCAGGATCTCCATGCGGCGCGCCACCACGGCCGGCACGCGCCGGCCAAGCGCCAGGTCCGCGAAGATGTCTTCCTTGAGCTTGTTGCCCGTCCACTGGATC
This sequence is a window from Cupriavidus pauculus. Protein-coding genes within it:
- the greB gene encoding transcription elongation factor GreB; the protein is MNKAFVKESSNDDDDDLPEGATPLPAGTKNYITATGYQRLRDELMHLIDVERPDIVQIVSWAASNGDRSENGDYLYGKKRLREIDRRIRFLTRRLDKAEVVDPSLQGDNDQIFFGATVTYANQAGEETTITIVGMDEVDLDSNHVSWISPIAKALIKAREGDTVPLRTPAGVEQIDILEVRYPPKGSTAP